From the Bubalus kerabau isolate K-KA32 ecotype Philippines breed swamp buffalo chromosome 2, PCC_UOA_SB_1v2, whole genome shotgun sequence genome, one window contains:
- the LOC129644738 gene encoding keratin-associated protein 13-2-like produces the protein MSYKCCSGNFSSRSLGVHLRYPGSSCGSFFPGNLVYRTDLCSPRICQPTSVVFKPCQTSCYHPTTSMLCSPFQINYSGSLGCGSIRSCSLGYGSRSCYSLGCGSRVFRPLGYGIYGFPSLRCGSRFYHPTYLASRSCQSSCYRPICRSNFCRSTC, from the coding sequence ATGTCCTACAAATGCTGttctggaaacttctcctcccGCTCCCTCGGAGTCCACCTGCGCTACCCAGGCTCCTCCTGTGGCTCCTTCTTCCCCGGCAACCTGGTCTACAGGACTGACCTCTGCTCTCCCAGGATCTGCCAGCCCACCAGTGTGGTGTTTAAGCCTTGTCAGACGTCCTGCTACCACCCAACGACCTCCATGCTCTGCAGTCCCTTCCAGATAAATTATTCTGGTTCTCTTGGATGTGGGTCTATTAGAAGCTGCTCCCTGGGTTATGGATCTAGAAGCTGCTACTCTCTGGGCTGTGGATCCAGAGTCTTCAGACCGCTAGGTTATGGAATTTATGGCTTCCCTTCCCTGCGGTGTGGATCCAGGTTCTACCACCCAACCTACTTGGCTTCTAGGAGCTGCCAGTCTTCTTGCTATAGGCCAATCTGTAGATCAAACTTCTGTAGATCAACTTGTTGA